In one Epinephelus lanceolatus isolate andai-2023 chromosome 19, ASM4190304v1, whole genome shotgun sequence genomic region, the following are encoded:
- the tor4aa gene encoding torsin-4A, which yields MSDQESSTSASQTEGEVDGEMDEEMESEGQRNGPVPSLSNFSSSLRAVIRIKQKYQAMKKRRQELAVGLGGAGTLTGAPLRTSPKIFTFDGDPLATYSTHSTLSSAAPQRKKRRRRKRVMFPNRGRRRAPPKQEQSRAKYCLYLLFAIVFIQVYNAIENLDDHVLRYDLEGLEKTLRREVFGQQGAVEGLLSHLKDYLSTYVHNKPLVVSVHGPSGVGKSHLGRLLAGHFRSVVGETLVLQYYVLHHCPQEADALQCARDLSAVISEMVERAEEEEKIPLFIFDEAEHMHDEILDALQQLMATKQSNEYLNAIYLFLSNLGHAHITKHMLHNSSSISTASGRHSNLVKELTPILRNTLEKLHSLWTEADLLPLGLLEKGHVMECFLDEMTREGFYPDHTNIERLAGEITYYPEVGGHEYSQTGCKQVVAKVNLL from the exons atGAGTGACCAGGAAAGCAGCACCTCGGCCtctcagacagagggagaggtcGATGGAGAGATGGATGAAGAGATGGAGAGTGAAGGACAAAGAAACGGTCCGGTCCCCAGTCTGTCCAACTTCTCCTCGTCTCTGCGCGCCGTCATACGCATCAAACAGAAGTACCAGGCCATGAAGAAGAGGCGTCAGGAGTTGGCCGTGGGGCTGGGAGGAGCTGGGACCCTCACCGGAGCACCGCTGAGAACCAGCCCCAAAATCTTCACCTTCGACGGAGATCCCCTCGCCACCTACTCCACCCACTCCACCCTGTCGTCCGCCGCCCctcagaggaagaagaggaggaggaggaagcggGTGATGTTTCCCAACAGAGGGAGGCGGCGGGCCCCTCCAAAGCAGGAGCAAAGCCGAGCCAAGTACTGCCTCTACCTGCTCTTCGCCATCGTCTTCATCCAG GTGTACAACGCCATAGAGAACCTAGACGACCACGTTCTCAG GTATGACCTGGAGGGGCTGGAGAAGACTCTGAGGAGAGAGGTGTTTGGACAGCAGGGGGCAGTGGAGGGTCTCCTGTCCCACCTGAAGGACTACCTGTCAACCTACGTCCACAACAAACCCCTGGTGGTGTCCGTGCACGGCCCCAGCGGCGTGGGCAAGAGCCACCTGGGACGCCTCCTGGCCGGACACTTCCGCTCCGTGGTGGGGGAGACACTGGTGCTGCAGTACTACGTTCTCCACCACTGCCCCCAGGAGGCCGACGCCCTGCAGTGCGCCCGCGACCTCTCCGCTGTCATCTCGGAGATGGTGGAGCGGGccgaggaagaggagaagatcCCGCTCTTCATCTTCGACGAGGCCGAGCACATGCACGACGAGATCCTGGACGCGCTGCAGCAGCTCATGGCCACCAAGCAGTCCAACGAGTACCTGAACGCCATCTACCTGTTCCTGAGCAACCTGGGTCACGCGCACATCACCAAACACATGCTGCACAACTCCTCGAGTATCTCCACTGCATCCGGTCGTCATAGTAACCTGGTAAAAGAGCTGACTCCGATATTACGCAACACTCTGGAGAAGCTCCACTCACTGTGGACAGAGGCGGACCTCTTACCACTGGGCCTTTTGGAGAAAGGTCACGTGATGGAGTGCTTCCTGGACGAAATGACTCGAGAGGGGTTCTACCCGGATCATACCAACATAGAGCGCCTGGCGGGGGAGATAACATATTATCCCGAGGTGGGGGGGCATGAGTACTCCCAGACAGGCTGCAAGCAAGTGGTGGCAAAGGTCAACCTGCTGTGA